A stretch of Mauremys reevesii isolate NIE-2019 linkage group 25, ASM1616193v1, whole genome shotgun sequence DNA encodes these proteins:
- the GADD45GIP1 gene encoding growth arrest and DNA damage-inducible proteins-interacting protein 1, whose amino-acid sequence MAAPMRRAWLGLLRAAVPAARSYHAPPPRRRPGGVYRPDPDDPLTPAWQLEPAYEAKLYGRHGSASGVDPARLWPSPEKLQELEAEEREWFPGLREMEAALDKKEQEEERQRVEREKLIAANMAKMPQMIEDWRREKAARKEKEREDKARRERLLAEAQERFGHKVDHRSPKFQELVQEMEKKQRKELKLKKKQLKEESKKKAAAADPEPVPVSAGAAEPA is encoded by the exons ATGGCGGCGCCCATGCGGCGGGCGTGGCTGGGGCTGCTCCGGGCCGCGGTCCCGGCCGCCCGCTCCTATCACGCCCCGCCCCCGCGGCGCAGGCCGGGCGGCGTGTACCGGCCGGACCCCGACGATCCCCTCACGCCCGCGTGGCAGCTGGAGCCCGCCTATGAGGCCAAGCTGTACGGGCGCCACGGCTCGGCCTCCGGCGTGGACCCCGCCCGGCTCTGGCCCAGCCCCGAGAAGCTGCAGGAGCTGGAGGCCGAGGAGAGGGAGTGGTTCCCCgggctgagggagatggaggcGGCGCTGGAcaagaaggagcaggaggaggagaggcagcgGGTGGAGAG AGAGAAGCTGATTGCCGCCAACATGGCCAAGATGCCGCAGATGATCGAGGACTGGCGGCGGGAGAAGGCGGCACGCAAAGAGAAGGAGCGGGAGGACAAGGCCCGGCGGGAGCGTCTGCTGGCCGAGGCCCAGGAGCGTTTTGGCCACAAGGTGGACCACCGCAGTCCCAAATTCCAGGAGCTGGTGCAGGAGATGGAGAAGAAACAGCGCAAGGAGCTCAAGCTGAAGAAGAAACAGCTCAAGGAGGAGTCAAAGaagaaagctgctgctgctgacccaGAACCTGTTCCTGTCTCAGCTGGGGCGGCTGAACCAGCCTAG